The stretch of DNA AGCCGCGACGACATCGCAGAGGCAACGCGACAGGCAAGACTTCACACATGATGACGCTTCGCCAGGTCGAGGTGATCCGCGCCGTGATGGTGACCGGCACGATCGGCGGCGCTGCGAGGCTTCTGAACGTATCAGCGCCGGGCATCAGCCGGCTGGTGAAGTACACCGAGAAGTCCCTGGGCGTCCGCTTCTTCCAGCGCCAGAACGGGCGCTATTTTCCGACGGCGGAAGCCCGCAACATCTTCGAGCAGATCAACGGCGTCTACGAGAAGATGGATGATCTTACCGAGATCATCTCCAAGATCGGGCGCGGTGACCTGTCCGAACTGCGTATCGGCTCCGTACCCAGCATCTCGCAGGTGATGGTGCCGCGCGCAATCGAGCGGGTTCGACGCCGCTATCCGGAGCTGCGGATCGACATCAACATCCTCAAGATCGAGGAGGCCGTCGATTATCTGCTGCTGGGCCGTGGCGATTGCGTCGCCATGAGCTACCGGCTCGAGCATCCCGGCCTCGACTTCCTGCCGCTGGCGTCCGGCGAATTGTTCTGCATCGTGCCGGCGGGGCATGAGCTGGCCGGATGCAAGCAGGTCTCGGCCGCGGAGATCATCCGCTATCCCCTGATCGGCATCGATCCCAACGATCCCTACGGGCGGATCATGGCGGAGATCTTTGCGCGCAACAAACTCGACTACGACATCACCATCCGCGCGCGCTTCGGCACCACCGTGTGCGCGCTGGTGAAGGCCGGTCTCGGCATTGCCGTGATCGACCAGTTCACTGTCGCCCATGGCGGTTATCCCGGCATCGAGTTGCTCAGAATTGTCGAGCCGACCAGGTTCGACACTTACATTGCGGTGAAACGGGGCGCGCCGCTGTCGCTTCACATCGAGCATTTCATCGAATGCTTGCGCTCCGAAATGCGGGCGGTGGGACCGGGGAAAGCTGCGCCGCGAAAGCCTGATGTCAGGCCTCGCAAGAAATAACATGATGTTATCTATCCGGCATAAATGGGTAATTGTGTTAGGTCGGCAAAACGCTATCGTCTGGCCGGATCGGGGCGTATCCCGAACCAACCGCTGCCGCCAACGCGCATTGCGCCCGATGACGAGATCATGAGCCCTGCCGCCCGCCCCATCGCTCCAGCCGATCGCCGCTTTCTCAGCGGCCTGATCGGCGCGCCGATCGCGCATTCGGCTTCGCCCGCGATGCATGAGCGGGCCGCCGAGGCGCTCGGCGCGCATTGCCACTACCAACTGATCGAAGTTGCGGGCGCTGACCGCGAGGAATTGCGGCTACTGCTCGATGGCGTACGCCGTCTGGGCTTTGCAGGCGTCAACGTTACCTTTCCGTACAAGGAAGCGGTAGTCTCCCTGCTCGATGAGATGTCACCGGGGGCGCGTGCGATCGGCGCGGTCAACACGGTCGTGGTCAGGGACGGCCGGCTGATCGGATACAACACCGACACAACAGGGTTTGCCCGGGCGATCACCGAGCTTGTCCGTGACCCCGCGCAGAGCACAGTTGCCGTGATCGGCGCAGGCGGCGTCGGGAAGGCGATCGCTTTTGCGCTGGCCGGGATTGGTGTCGCCGAGATCAGGATCTTCGACACCGACCGCGCCAAGGCTACGCAACTCGCCGACCAGATCGGGAAGCGCGGCAAAACAAGTGTCGCCGACAGCGTCGAGGACGCGATGCGCGGCGCCACCGGTGTCGTCAACGGCTCGCCGGTCGGCATGTTGCCGAACCGCGGCACGCCGGTCCCGGACGCCCTGCTGCATAAGAGCGTGTGGGTCGCCGACGCGGTCTACACGCCGCTCTGGACGCCGCTGTTGAACGCCGCCAAGGCAAAGGGCGCGGAGGCCATGACCGGGCGCGAGCTCGCGATCTACCAGGCCGCGGATGCATTCGAACTGTTCACGGGATTGAAGCCATCGGCCGTCGAGATGGGAAATGCATTCGACGCCGTGATGGCCAAGCGCTACGCTAAAGTGAACGCAGCTTAAAACACGGCCGGTCACAAGGCCGTTTATTATAACGAGAAGAGGGGATGGAAATGAGATCTGGAATTTTTGCAGGACTCCTGCTTGCCACCGTGTCGGCCGCGGCCGCATTCACGCAAGGGGCGCCGATCAAGCTCGCCAATGTCGCCGAATTGTCCGGCGGCGGGGCGACCGTCGGCAACAACTGGAAGAACGGCATCGACCTCGCGATCGAGGAGATCAACGCCAAGGGCGGGTTGCTCGGCCGCAAGCTGGAAGTGACGCATGCGGATTCGCAATCGAACCCGGGCGTTGCGCGCGCGCAGGTGCAGAAGGCGCTCGACAACGAGCCCTACGTTCTGCTCGGACCCGGCTATTCCGGCTCCGTCAAGGTCACTTCGCCGCTCGCCGCCGAAGCCGGTATCACCCAGATCATGGGTGGCGAGGCCGCCGAACTGACGCAGGGCGGCAACAAGTTCCTGTTCCGCACCTCGTTCGGCCAGCAATCCTCGATGCCGAAGGTCGCCAAATACATCAACGACGAGCTGAAGGCGAAATCGGTCGCGATCGTCTGGGTCAACAATGATTTCGGCAAGGGCGGCCGCGACGTCATCACCAAGGAATTCGCCAAGTATAACATCAAGGTCGCCGCCGACATTTCCACCGAAGCGGGGCAAGCCGACTTTGCCGCCGACGTCAGCAAGATCAAGGCGGCGGCGCCCGACGCGGTGTTCATCTACGTCAATGAAGAAGAAAGCGCGCGGATGCTCAAGGAGCTGAAGCGCCAGGCGATATCAGTGCCGCTGATGGGCGAGACGACGCTGGTCGGCCAGAAGGTCGTCGAACTCGCCGGCGATGCCGCGAACGGCGCGCGCGGCCATGTCGGCCTCACCACCGATGCACCGGTCGATCTGGTCAAGGCGTTCCGCGAAAAGTTCGTCAAGAAGTACAATTACGTCCCTGATCATAACGGGCTGAAAGGCTATCTCGCGATCTACATGATCAAGGCCACCACCGAGAAGATGGGCAAGGTCGACGCCAAGGCGTTCGCCGATAATCTGCACGGCCTCACCATCAAGGCCGCGAGCGAGCCCGGCATCCTGATGGATGTGACTTTCGACGAGAAGGGCGACATCGATCGCCAGGGATTCCTGGTCGAGATCGTCGACGGCAAGCAGGTTGTCAAGCAGGTGCTGCCGAAACTGAACTGAGCCGCGACGGGGCGTGCGCTTAAACGTAGGCCCCCGAGATCAGCATGGTGAAATGATTGACGCCGTCCGCATGTGACGGGTGAGGGGAGGAGCATGTCCAATCTGCTCGATCTGCTCGTGGCGGGCCTTGCGACCGGGGCGATCTATGCCCTCGTCGCGGTCGGGTTCACGCTGCTGTGGCAGACGTCGCAAACCATCAATTTCGCGCAGGGCGAATTCGTGATGCTGCCGGCGTTCCTGATGCTGGCGGTGATGCACGCAGGCGCGCCATTCTGGCTCGCCATTATCCTCGGCATCCTGCTGTCGCTGCTGCTGCTCGGGCTCGGCTTCAAGCTGCTGCTGGTCGATCCGATGCTGCGGCACGGCGTGCTGCCGCTGGCCATTGCCACCATGGCGCTGGCGATCGGCATGAAGGAAGCCGTGAAGCAGTTCTTCAGCGCCGAAGCCTCGCCGTTCCCCTCCATCGTGCCGGCCGGTGACGTCTCGATCCTTGGCCGGGTGGTCTCGTTGCAGAGCCTTGGTGTGCTGGCGCTCGCGATTGCGGTGGTGATCGGCCTGACTGCGCTGTTGAACCGCACCTCGATCGGCCACCAGATGCAGGCCACCGCCCAGAACCCGACGGTCGCCCGCATCATCGGCGTGCCGGTCGAGCGCATGATCCTGCTGACCTTCCTGATCAACGCGTTTCTGGTGGCGCTGGCCTCGCTGCTAATCACGCCGATCTATCTGGCGAAATTCTCCTCCGGCGAGGTGCTCGGGCAGGCCGCCTTCATCGCGGCGATCGTCGGCGGCTTCAACCAGGTGCGTGGCGCCATCGCCGGCGGGCTGTTGATCGGCGTGGTAGACAATCTGTCAGCCGCCTATGTATCGACGCAGTATCGCGCCGCGGTGCCGCTGATCCTCCTGATCGTCATCATCCTGTTCCGTCCGCAAGGCCTGCTCGGCCGGCCCGAGGAGCGCACGGTATGACCGCTACCGGGAAATATCTGCGCATTGCGCTCGGCGTCGTGGTGATCGCGGCCCTGATCATCGTGCCCATGAACTTCAACCGCTACGGCCTGTTCATCCTGAGCCAGTGGGCGGTGATGACCATCGCCGCGATGGGGCTCAATCTGACGCTGGGCTATGCCGGCCAGGTGTCGCTGGCGCAGGGCGCGTTCGTCGGCATCGGCGCCTATGCGGCGGCGATCATGACCACGCAGGGCATGCCGCTGATCGCAGCGCTGGGTGTTGCCATCGTGCTGTGCTTCGCCATCGGCTGGATCCTGGGCTATCCGGCGCTGCGCGTGCAGCATCACTACCTCGCGTTCGTGACGCTGGCGTTCTCGACGCTGGCGTTCCTGGTGTTCCGCAACGAGGACTGGCTCACCAAGGGCATCTATGGCATCTCCAACATTCCGCGGCCCAACGTCATGGGCTTTGTGACCAACCGGCCGTTGCCGTTCTATTATTTCTGCCTCGGCTCGCTTGCGATCGTATCATTGGCGATGTGGTGGCTGATCCGCTCGCCCTGGGGCCGCGCCTTCGTCGCGCTGCGTGAAAACCCGGTGCGGGCGCTGTCGCTCGGCATCGATACGCGGCGCTATACGCTGATGGCGTTCGCGATCGGGTCGGCGCTCGGCGGCGTCGCCGGCACGCTCTATGCGCCGCTGACGCAATATATCGACCCGGTTCCCTTCAACCTCTCGCTCTCGCTCGATCTGTTGATGATGGTGATCGTCGGTGGCTCCGGATTCTTCTTCGGGCCGTTCCTCGGCGCCATGATCGCGGTGCTGCTGCCGGAATGGCTGCGCTTCACGCAAGGCTATTACCTGATGCTCTATGCGGTCGCGGTGATGCTGCTGCTGATTTATTCGCCGACCGGCATTCTCGGCATCCTCGATCGCTATCTGGCCGAGCGGCGCACCAAGGCGGCGTCCGCACTGCGCGCGGTTGCAAAATCCAGGCTGGAGACGGCGCCATGACCGCGGTCCTCGAAGTCAGCGACATCAAGAAGAGTTTTGGTGGCATCAAAGCGGTCGATGGCGTCAGTTTCGACGTGCAGGAGGGCGAAATCCTCGGGCTGATCGGCCCGAACGGTTGCGGCAAGTCCACGCTCTTCAATTGCATCCTCGGCCAGCTCACGCCGACCGATGGTGAGGTGAAGGTCGACGGCAAACTCGTAACGGGATTGCGGCCGTCCGAGTTGAACCGCCTCGGCGTCAGCCGCACCTTCCAGCTTCTGCAGGTGTTTCCAAAGCTGTCGGTGCGGGAAAATCTGATCCTCGCCGGCCAGGAGCACCAGGGCAACATGATGTCGCGGCTGCTCGGTCCCTCCGACGCCGGGCTATCGGCGGCGGCCGACCAGATGATCGGCTTCTTCAAGCTCGATCATCTCGCGACCGAAGCCGCCGGCGGCCTGTCCTACGGCCAGCAAAAGCTGCTCGATGCTGCGATGGCGTTCATGGGCGGTCCGCGGCTGGTGCTGCTCGATGAGCCGGCCGGCGGCGTCAACCTCACCATGCTCGGCGATCTCAAGGAGCGGCTGGCGGCGATCAACCGCGAGAAGCGCGCCACCTTCGTGGTGATCGAGCACAACATGGAATTTGTGATGTCGCTGTGCACGCGCGTCATGGTGATGGCGGAAGGCAAGCTGTTGG from Bradyrhizobium sp. AZCC 1693 encodes:
- a CDS encoding ABC transporter substrate-binding protein, giving the protein MRSGIFAGLLLATVSAAAAFTQGAPIKLANVAELSGGGATVGNNWKNGIDLAIEEINAKGGLLGRKLEVTHADSQSNPGVARAQVQKALDNEPYVLLGPGYSGSVKVTSPLAAEAGITQIMGGEAAELTQGGNKFLFRTSFGQQSSMPKVAKYINDELKAKSVAIVWVNNDFGKGGRDVITKEFAKYNIKVAADISTEAGQADFAADVSKIKAAAPDAVFIYVNEEESARMLKELKRQAISVPLMGETTLVGQKVVELAGDAANGARGHVGLTTDAPVDLVKAFREKFVKKYNYVPDHNGLKGYLAIYMIKATTEKMGKVDAKAFADNLHGLTIKAASEPGILMDVTFDEKGDIDRQGFLVEIVDGKQVVKQVLPKLN
- a CDS encoding branched-chain amino acid ABC transporter permease, with the protein product MSNLLDLLVAGLATGAIYALVAVGFTLLWQTSQTINFAQGEFVMLPAFLMLAVMHAGAPFWLAIILGILLSLLLLGLGFKLLLVDPMLRHGVLPLAIATMALAIGMKEAVKQFFSAEASPFPSIVPAGDVSILGRVVSLQSLGVLALAIAVVIGLTALLNRTSIGHQMQATAQNPTVARIIGVPVERMILLTFLINAFLVALASLLITPIYLAKFSSGEVLGQAAFIAAIVGGFNQVRGAIAGGLLIGVVDNLSAAYVSTQYRAAVPLILLIVIILFRPQGLLGRPEERTV
- a CDS encoding LysR family transcriptional regulator produces the protein MMTLRQVEVIRAVMVTGTIGGAARLLNVSAPGISRLVKYTEKSLGVRFFQRQNGRYFPTAEARNIFEQINGVYEKMDDLTEIISKIGRGDLSELRIGSVPSISQVMVPRAIERVRRRYPELRIDINILKIEEAVDYLLLGRGDCVAMSYRLEHPGLDFLPLASGELFCIVPAGHELAGCKQVSAAEIIRYPLIGIDPNDPYGRIMAEIFARNKLDYDITIRARFGTTVCALVKAGLGIAVIDQFTVAHGGYPGIELLRIVEPTRFDTYIAVKRGAPLSLHIEHFIECLRSEMRAVGPGKAAPRKPDVRPRKK
- a CDS encoding ABC transporter ATP-binding protein, which gives rise to MTAVLEVSDIKKSFGGIKAVDGVSFDVQEGEILGLIGPNGCGKSTLFNCILGQLTPTDGEVKVDGKLVTGLRPSELNRLGVSRTFQLLQVFPKLSVRENLILAGQEHQGNMMSRLLGPSDAGLSAAADQMIGFFKLDHLATEAAGGLSYGQQKLLDAAMAFMGGPRLVLLDEPAGGVNLTMLGDLKERLAAINREKRATFVVIEHNMEFVMSLCTRVMVMAEGKLLAMGTPSEVRANPAVIEAYLGH
- a CDS encoding branched-chain amino acid ABC transporter permease, which encodes MTATGKYLRIALGVVVIAALIIVPMNFNRYGLFILSQWAVMTIAAMGLNLTLGYAGQVSLAQGAFVGIGAYAAAIMTTQGMPLIAALGVAIVLCFAIGWILGYPALRVQHHYLAFVTLAFSTLAFLVFRNEDWLTKGIYGISNIPRPNVMGFVTNRPLPFYYFCLGSLAIVSLAMWWLIRSPWGRAFVALRENPVRALSLGIDTRRYTLMAFAIGSALGGVAGTLYAPLTQYIDPVPFNLSLSLDLLMMVIVGGSGFFFGPFLGAMIAVLLPEWLRFTQGYYLMLYAVAVMLLLIYSPTGILGILDRYLAERRTKAASALRAVAKSRLETAP
- a CDS encoding shikimate dehydrogenase, whose product is MSPAARPIAPADRRFLSGLIGAPIAHSASPAMHERAAEALGAHCHYQLIEVAGADREELRLLLDGVRRLGFAGVNVTFPYKEAVVSLLDEMSPGARAIGAVNTVVVRDGRLIGYNTDTTGFARAITELVRDPAQSTVAVIGAGGVGKAIAFALAGIGVAEIRIFDTDRAKATQLADQIGKRGKTSVADSVEDAMRGATGVVNGSPVGMLPNRGTPVPDALLHKSVWVADAVYTPLWTPLLNAAKAKGAEAMTGRELAIYQAADAFELFTGLKPSAVEMGNAFDAVMAKRYAKVNAA